Proteins from a genomic interval of Stenotrophomonas sp. WZN-1:
- a CDS encoding response regulator transcription factor, whose amino-acid sequence MTESPAPIGVLVVDDHPLLRDGLAALLGAHADLRLLGEAADGEEAIARYQQLQPDVVLMDLQMPRLDGVEAIVRIRAMDPRARIIVLTTYRGDVRAVRALQAGASAYLLKDMLRHELVDTIRMVAGGRRAPIPPVVAASIAAHVVEDRLSPRETEVLRHVASGLSNKRIGERMQISEQTVKAHMKSLMDKLGVGDRTHAVTQALRRGIISLDDSGHD is encoded by the coding sequence ATGACTGAGTCCCCTGCCCCGATCGGCGTGCTGGTGGTCGACGACCACCCGCTGCTGCGCGACGGCTTGGCAGCGCTGCTGGGCGCCCATGCCGACCTGCGCCTGCTCGGCGAGGCCGCCGATGGCGAGGAAGCCATCGCGCGCTACCAGCAGTTGCAGCCGGACGTCGTGCTGATGGACCTGCAGATGCCACGCCTGGATGGCGTCGAGGCCATCGTGCGGATCCGCGCGATGGATCCGCGTGCACGCATCATCGTGCTGACCACCTACCGCGGTGACGTACGCGCGGTGAGGGCGCTGCAGGCCGGCGCCAGCGCCTACCTGCTGAAGGACATGCTGCGCCATGAGCTGGTCGATACCATCCGCATGGTGGCCGGTGGCCGGCGCGCACCGATTCCACCAGTGGTGGCGGCGAGCATCGCCGCGCATGTGGTCGAGGATCGGCTGTCGCCCCGCGAGACCGAGGTGCTGCGGCACGTCGCCAGCGGGCTGTCGAACAAGCGCATCGGCGAGCGCATGCAGATTTCCGAGCAGACGGTGAAGGCGCACATGAAGAGCCTGATGGACAAGCTGGGCGTCGGTGATCGCACACATGCGGTGACCCAGGCCCTGCGGCGCGGGATCATCAGCCTGGACGACAGCGGTCACGATTAG
- a CDS encoding MFS transporter translates to MSTPSLSVAAAPATAPSTPLVLAMAAGAGFSVASLYYSQPMLGLIAQDLGAGERAAGLVPTLTQLGYALGILLLAPLGDRFDRRNLILLKSAVLALALGAAAMAGHLPGLLMASLLVGLMATLAQDIVPAAAVLAPDAQRGQVVGRVMTGLLLGILLSRVVSGVVAEAWGWRTQFVLAALSVAAMGAVMARALPRFAPTSTLRYPALLGSLLALWREQPQLRRAVASQSLLAVGFSAFWSTLALMLHARLGLGSAAAGAFGIAGAAGALAAPFAGRFADRLGCHAVARLAIAVALLGFGLLLAEVWLPAAALLPLLVVSALLFDFGFQSALVAHQTLVYGLVPPARSRLNALLFTGMFIGMAAGGALGSLALAQWGWHGVAWLAVVCAGGSLLLRLK, encoded by the coding sequence ATGTCTACCCCCTCGCTGTCTGTCGCCGCCGCACCTGCGACCGCACCTTCCACCCCGTTGGTGCTGGCAATGGCGGCGGGCGCCGGCTTCTCGGTCGCCTCGCTGTACTACAGCCAGCCGATGCTGGGCCTGATTGCCCAGGACCTCGGCGCAGGTGAGCGCGCCGCTGGCCTGGTACCGACCCTGACCCAGCTCGGCTATGCCCTGGGTATCCTGCTGCTGGCACCGCTGGGCGACCGCTTCGACCGCCGCAACCTCATTCTGTTGAAGTCCGCAGTGCTGGCGCTGGCACTGGGCGCCGCAGCGATGGCCGGGCACCTGCCGGGCCTGCTGATGGCCAGCCTGCTGGTCGGGCTGATGGCTACGCTGGCGCAGGACATCGTGCCGGCCGCTGCGGTGCTGGCGCCGGATGCACAACGCGGTCAGGTCGTCGGCCGGGTGATGACCGGCCTGCTGCTCGGCATCCTGTTGTCGCGCGTGGTCAGTGGCGTGGTGGCTGAAGCATGGGGTTGGCGCACGCAGTTCGTGCTGGCCGCGCTGTCGGTGGCGGCGATGGGGGCGGTGATGGCGCGTGCGCTGCCGCGTTTCGCACCGACCAGCACGCTGCGCTATCCGGCGTTGCTGGGTTCGTTGCTGGCGTTGTGGCGCGAGCAGCCACAACTGCGCCGCGCCGTGGCCAGCCAGTCGTTGCTGGCGGTCGGCTTCAGCGCGTTCTGGTCGACACTGGCGCTGATGCTGCATGCACGCCTGGGCCTGGGCAGTGCGGCGGCGGGTGCGTTCGGTATTGCGGGTGCGGCCGGTGCGCTGGCCGCGCCGTTCGCGGGACGTTTCGCTGACCGCTTGGGTTGCCATGCCGTGGCCCGGCTGGCGATCGCAGTGGCGCTGCTGGGCTTCGGCCTGCTGCTGGCCGAAGTCTGGTTGCCGGCTGCTGCGTTGTTGCCGCTGCTGGTGGTGAGTGCGCTGCTGTTCGACTTCGGCTTCCAGTCGGCGCTGGTGGCGCACCAGACCCTGGTCTACGGCCTGGTGCCGCCGGCACGCAGCCGCCTCAATGCGTTGCTGTTCACGGGCATGTTCATCGGCATGGCTGCCGGTGGTGCGCTGGGCAGCCTGGCGCTGGCGCAGTGGGGTTGGCACGGCGTGGCCTGGTTGGCGGTGGTGTGTGCGGGCGGCAGCCTGCTGCTGCGTTTGAAGTAA
- a CDS encoding LysR family transcriptional regulator — protein MNDFATGADRLDLLRTFLRIVDAGSLSAAAVQLGTTQPTVSRRLQALERQLGLRLLQRSTHGLQLTEDGLRCQRHAQRVVDEWESLQAELHGEPETLRGRLRVMVPHAFGQAQLLPTMLSFLAQHPQLSLEWILEDRRPDFIAEGIDCAVRVGPVDEPRMVALPLAEVPRIVVAAPSLVQATAISTPEQAQALPWISLVTYYRERLLLHDAQGRAHTLSISPRLLSDNLFVVQQAARAGLGAAVVSAWLVADDLAHGRLVQLLPDWQAPALPVHVVFPAARQQPPRLRAFIDAMKAALPQLHGMRPASR, from the coding sequence ATGAATGACTTTGCTACCGGTGCGGATCGCCTGGACCTGCTGCGCACCTTCCTGCGCATCGTCGACGCCGGCAGCCTGTCTGCCGCGGCCGTGCAGCTGGGCACTACCCAGCCGACAGTCAGCCGTCGCCTCCAGGCCCTGGAGCGACAGCTCGGCCTGCGCCTGCTGCAGCGCTCCACCCATGGACTGCAACTGACCGAGGATGGCCTGCGCTGCCAGCGCCATGCGCAACGTGTGGTCGACGAATGGGAGTCACTGCAGGCCGAACTGCACGGCGAGCCAGAAACACTGCGCGGACGCCTGCGGGTGATGGTGCCGCATGCCTTCGGCCAGGCACAGCTGCTGCCGACCATGCTGTCGTTCCTCGCCCAGCACCCACAGCTGAGCCTGGAGTGGATCCTGGAGGATCGGCGCCCGGACTTCATCGCAGAAGGCATCGACTGCGCGGTGCGGGTGGGACCGGTCGACGAACCGCGCATGGTCGCACTGCCGCTTGCCGAAGTGCCGCGCATCGTCGTGGCAGCGCCCTCGCTGGTGCAGGCCACCGCGATCAGCACACCGGAACAGGCGCAGGCACTGCCGTGGATCTCATTGGTTACCTACTACCGCGAGCGACTGCTGCTGCATGATGCGCAGGGCCGCGCACATACCCTCTCGATCAGCCCGCGCCTGCTCAGCGACAACCTGTTCGTGGTACAGCAGGCTGCCCGTGCTGGGTTGGGCGCCGCCGTGGTCTCGGCCTGGTTGGTGGCCGACGACCTCGCACACGGGCGGCTGGTGCAGTTGCTGCCGGACTGGCAGGCACCGGCACTGCCGGTGCACGTGGTGTTTCCGGCTGCTCGCCAGCAACCACCCAGGCTGCGCGCCTTCATCGACGCGATGAAGGCAGCGCTGCCTCAGCTGCATGGGATGCGGCCGGCGTCGCGCTAG
- a CDS encoding amidohydrolase family protein, translating to MFRSRPLSLAILLAVAPLSASATERADLLIRNATVVDVEHASTLAGQSVVIRGGDIVAVGPDAQLRSQWSTARQIDAKGKYLIPGLWDMHVHFGGGPALIEENKALLPLYIAHGITTVRDCSGDLPEQVLQWRGEIAKGTLFGPRLLSSGAKIEGIKPVWKGTIEVGSQADVDRAITRLQHDKVDFVKITDSTLKPELFLYSASAARKAGFKASGHIPMALTVEQAVDAGLASIEHLDYAFKAGSKDEAQIAADFGAGRIDRAEANRRLDASFDRDTAMHAYRDFAKRGVFVTPTLNGGRILDFLDQDDHANDPYLAYIGPGLRATYQWRVDRAAKATPAQIEARHAQYHQVAAVLPMLQEAGVTIIAGTDAGFLNSFNFPGIALHQELQLFVKEGLSAPQALSAATRSGPAWFGQMDRYGGVAQGKAADLVLLTANPLQDIAATEKIDSVILRGNVYDRAALDKMLADTKAKVAAWNAEAAKQ from the coding sequence ATGTTCCGTTCCCGTCCGTTGTCCCTTGCCATCCTTCTCGCGGTGGCGCCGTTGTCGGCCTCCGCCACCGAGCGCGCCGACCTGCTGATCCGCAATGCCACGGTGGTCGATGTCGAGCACGCCAGCACCCTGGCCGGGCAGAGCGTGGTGATCCGTGGCGGGGACATCGTCGCCGTCGGCCCGGACGCGCAGCTGCGCAGCCAGTGGAGTACGGCCCGCCAGATCGATGCCAAGGGCAAGTACCTGATTCCGGGCCTGTGGGACATGCATGTGCACTTTGGTGGTGGCCCGGCGCTGATCGAAGAGAACAAGGCGCTGCTGCCGCTGTACATCGCGCACGGCATCACCACGGTGCGCGATTGCTCCGGTGATCTTCCCGAGCAGGTGCTGCAGTGGCGTGGCGAGATCGCCAAGGGCACGCTGTTCGGCCCACGCCTGCTCAGTTCGGGCGCGAAGATCGAAGGCATCAAGCCGGTCTGGAAGGGCACGATCGAAGTGGGCAGCCAGGCCGACGTCGACAGGGCGATCACCCGCCTGCAGCACGACAAGGTCGATTTCGTGAAGATCACCGACAGCACGCTGAAGCCGGAACTGTTCCTGTACTCGGCCAGTGCCGCGCGCAAGGCCGGCTTCAAGGCCTCGGGTCACATTCCGATGGCGCTGACCGTGGAGCAGGCGGTCGATGCCGGCCTGGCCTCGATCGAGCATCTGGACTATGCATTCAAGGCAGGCAGCAAGGACGAAGCGCAGATCGCCGCCGACTTCGGCGCCGGCCGCATCGACCGCGCCGAAGCCAACCGGCGCCTCGACGCCAGCTTCGACCGCGACACTGCGATGCACGCGTACCGCGATTTCGCAAAGCGCGGCGTATTCGTGACCCCGACCCTCAACGGCGGGCGCATCCTCGACTTCCTCGACCAGGATGACCACGCCAACGATCCGTACCTGGCCTACATCGGCCCGGGCCTGCGCGCGACCTACCAGTGGCGCGTCGACCGTGCCGCCAAGGCAACGCCAGCGCAGATCGAAGCGCGCCACGCGCAGTACCACCAGGTGGCCGCGGTGCTGCCGATGCTGCAGGAAGCCGGCGTGACGATCATCGCCGGCACCGATGCGGGCTTCCTCAATTCGTTCAACTTCCCGGGCATTGCCCTGCACCAGGAGCTGCAGCTGTTCGTGAAGGAAGGCCTGAGCGCGCCGCAGGCGCTGTCCGCCGCGACCCGGTCCGGCCCGGCCTGGTTCGGCCAGATGGACCGTTACGGTGGTGTCGCGCAGGGCAAGGCCGCCGATCTGGTGCTGCTCACCGCCAACCCGCTGCAGGACATTGCCGCCACCGAAAAGATCGACAGCGTGATCCTGCGTGGCAACGTGTATGACCGCGCCGCGCTGGACAAGATGCTGGCCGACACCAAAGCCAAGGTCGCGGCCTGGAATGCCGAGGCGGCGAAGCAGTAG
- a CDS encoding ankyrin repeat domain-containing protein, with the protein MRIHRCHRWPAPVGRLLLLCLLAMVIPACSATAGSADARLRDAAARGDAEAVRGALEDGADLEARDGQGRTALLLATHGNNVDAARELIEAGADVNAKDAQQDSAYLYAGARGLDEILAMTLAHGADLRSTNRYGGTALIPAAERGHVATVRMLLRAGVAVDHVNRLHWTALLEAILLGDGGASHVQIVQLLLDAGADPELADGDGVTPLAHARQRGYTGIETLLRQHGAVR; encoded by the coding sequence ATGCGAATCCATCGTTGCCATCGCTGGCCCGCTCCGGTGGGGCGCCTGTTGCTGCTGTGCCTGCTGGCGATGGTCATTCCGGCCTGTTCGGCCACCGCGGGCTCGGCCGATGCCCGCCTGCGCGATGCCGCCGCCCGCGGCGATGCCGAGGCAGTGCGTGGGGCGCTGGAGGACGGCGCCGATCTGGAGGCGCGTGATGGCCAGGGCCGTACCGCGCTGCTGCTTGCCACGCATGGCAACAATGTAGACGCCGCGCGCGAACTGATCGAAGCCGGGGCCGACGTCAATGCCAAGGACGCGCAGCAGGACAGCGCTTACCTGTATGCCGGCGCGCGTGGCCTGGATGAGATCCTGGCGATGACCCTGGCGCACGGCGCCGATCTGCGCAGCACCAACCGCTATGGCGGCACCGCGCTGATTCCGGCCGCCGAGCGCGGCCACGTCGCCACCGTCCGCATGCTGCTGCGGGCGGGTGTGGCGGTGGACCATGTCAATCGGCTGCACTGGACCGCGCTGCTGGAAGCGATCCTGCTCGGCGATGGCGGCGCGAGCCACGTGCAGATCGTGCAGCTGCTGCTGGATGCCGGTGCCGACCCGGAGCTGGCCGATGGCGATGGCGTAACGCCGCTGGCACACGCGCGCCAGCGCGGCTATACCGGAATTGAAACCCTGCTGCGCCAGCACGGCGCGGTGCGCTGA
- a CDS encoding LysR substrate-binding domain-containing protein has protein sequence MQDSAKSNRTLFELDLLRALVMVADCGSFTTAATRLHSTQSTVSQKVRRLEELAGHRLLERGHRDVHPTDAGHTLLGYARRMLDLNEEMAQALAGATVETAVRIGVPEDFVNAQTTRMLAAFSRRHPQVKLEISSGLSRDLAHGFDHGELDLVLVKQRRNSRQAVHCRREPMHWIDSLRSSCLLQDPLPLVTFPPRGLYRDEMIHAVEALGLRWRIAFTSSSLSGIQGAVADGIGISLLPRRAVTRDHRIIDGKRDLPVIDNYEIGLLHRADADDAVRALASELWRQVQREPD, from the coding sequence ATGCAAGACAGTGCCAAATCGAATAGAACGCTGTTCGAACTGGACCTGCTGCGGGCGCTGGTGATGGTGGCCGACTGCGGCAGCTTCACCACGGCCGCCACGCGCCTGCATTCGACCCAGTCCACGGTCAGCCAGAAGGTGCGGCGGCTGGAGGAACTGGCCGGGCATCGCCTGCTCGAACGCGGCCACCGCGACGTACACCCCACCGATGCCGGCCACACCCTGCTTGGCTACGCGCGGCGCATGCTCGACCTGAACGAGGAAATGGCACAGGCGTTGGCCGGCGCCACCGTGGAAACCGCGGTGCGCATCGGTGTCCCCGAGGACTTCGTCAACGCACAGACCACACGCATGCTGGCCGCTTTCAGCCGCCGCCACCCGCAGGTGAAACTGGAGATCAGCAGCGGCCTCAGTCGCGACCTGGCCCACGGCTTCGACCACGGCGAACTGGATCTTGTGCTGGTCAAGCAGCGGCGCAACAGCCGCCAGGCGGTGCACTGCCGCCGCGAGCCGATGCACTGGATCGACAGCCTGCGCAGCAGTTGCCTGCTGCAGGACCCGCTGCCACTGGTCACCTTCCCGCCGCGCGGGCTGTACCGCGACGAGATGATCCACGCCGTGGAGGCGCTGGGCCTGCGCTGGCGCATCGCCTTCACCAGCTCGTCGCTGAGTGGCATCCAGGGTGCGGTGGCCGACGGCATCGGCATCAGCCTGCTGCCGCGCCGCGCGGTCACCCGCGATCACCGCATCATCGATGGTAAGCGCGACCTGCCGGTGATCGACAACTACGAAATCGGCCTGCTGCATCGCGCCGATGCCGATGATGCGGTGCGTGCCCTGGCCAGCGAGCTGTGGCGGCAGGTACAGCGCGAACCAGATTGA
- a CDS encoding DUF3806 domain-containing protein, producing the protein MSDETPARFDPLPAALQTHLQHQRSLIAARVAAGFPTLPVQWPLAATTLQRVVDAELIDRDDGDGWEALGVAFGDTLAQRVPGLAWMQVTDAWGIDAVLRYADSSLQIGASTLLLKRVEQGEVIDIAHLLAWLEEFVATRADDYA; encoded by the coding sequence ATGTCCGACGAAACCCCCGCCCGCTTCGACCCCCTGCCCGCTGCCCTGCAGACGCACCTGCAGCACCAGCGCTCGCTGATCGCCGCGCGCGTGGCCGCCGGCTTCCCGACGCTGCCGGTGCAATGGCCGCTGGCGGCCACCACGCTGCAGCGCGTGGTCGATGCCGAGCTGATCGACCGTGATGACGGCGATGGCTGGGAAGCATTGGGCGTGGCGTTCGGTGACACCCTGGCCCAACGCGTGCCCGGCCTGGCCTGGATGCAGGTCACCGATGCCTGGGGCATCGACGCGGTGCTGCGCTACGCCGACAGCAGCCTGCAGATCGGCGCCAGCACACTGCTGCTCAAGCGCGTCGAACAGGGTGAGGTCATCGACATCGCCCATCTGCTGGCGTGGCTGGAAGAGTTCGTCGCTACCCGCGCAGACGATTACGCCTGA